acgcaGCAATTGGGATGGATCTGAAACCCACATCTTCATGAGGGtcgcagtggaagctgagacgaTCAACAATGaccaaaggaaattggatgggtacttgagcaaaataaacttgcaggactgaCTGGCTTGCCCtccagagagccaacatggactgAATTACCTCCTGCTATGCCATTTTGGCCTTATGACTGTATACATGCTTTTTAAAATATGAACTGCAACTTTTTTATGCTTTTGGTTTGTTTCTTTGAGTTGACAATTCCCAGTGACCGCCACCACAGTTGGTTGGGCTGGATGATGAAGAATTGTCTGCTTCTGcagttctttttaaaaatactggCTTTTAAAAAAACAAGTCTTTCTAATTGTGCCGATGAATGCATCTGGTTTAAAAGCTCTCCTTAACGTGCTGGTGAGTGAGACTAACCAAATTGTACTTGCAGAGAGCCGGCACGAACTtgaagggctgaaaggcctcctctcGATGATTTGTGCAGAATTGTGAGAATTCCATAAATATTTGCAGGACAAAGTTTTGCAGGGGCTATGGAGAAAAGCAAAgcaaggagtgggactaattgttTAAGTCTACCATAAGACTTTGCTGTATCAGTCTGTGGTCACAAATTTCTTTTACTACCTTTGCGTTCTTCCCACTCGAAGTTGTTTTCTTTGAGTCTGTTTCACTTAATCTAAAAAGTTCTGCAGGGGTGCATTGAAAAGGAAGGACCAGAAGCTGATTCCTGTCAGCTAACGACACAGGAAGGAAGAGGTTTGAGGTCCTGCAGTCAGAGTTTAACGAGTAGGGGAGGAAATTTAAAAAGTGCCTCAAAGGGTCTCCCATTGCCATGCATTAGTGAGAGCAAGAATAGGAGGATGTGGCATTTGAATGTGTGGTTAGAGGCCTGCTGCAGGAGGCAaggcttcagattcctggggaATTGAGCTCAGTCCTGGGGCAGAAGAGAGTTTATTTAAGGAGGAGAGGTAGCATCTGAACAGAGCTAGGACCCTTGATGtgcaatggcattaccgttgctgaatcctccactatcaatgtcctggggatgtggggggcttactgttgaccagaaacttaactggaccagccatataaatactgtggctacaagagcagttcagaggctgggaattctgtagcgagTAACTCTCCTCCCGACTCCCCAAGTCCTATCCATCAgctgtaaggcacaagtcaggagtgtaatggaataccctctacttgcctgcatgagtgcagctccaacaatactcaagctcaacccagcctgcttgattggcaccccattcaccaacttcaacatttgctgactccaccactggtgcacagtggcagtagtgtgtaccgtccacaagatgcactgcaacaacttgccaaggttTGTTTTTGGCACCTTCCACACCGGGAACCTCTACCATTTTGGAGGacagcagatgcacgggaacaccaccacttcttTCATAGTTGCTGAGTTAAACATCTCAAGCTCCCTCCTAAtatcactgtggatgtatctacattagatggactgcagcagttcaagaagggtgGTCACCGTCATCTTTTTGGGGTGATTAGTGGCGAGCAACAAATGCTTTCTATCatcgctcacatcccatgaacgattaaaaaaaatattgtggTAAGGTTGGTGCTGTGGGGAAGGGTTTAAATTAATTTGGCAGGGTTGGACACCAAATTGTAATAAAAAGTTGAAACAAGCTGCAGAGGGCTGAGAGAGACTTGTGGAAATGATATAAAATTAAGTGGGATCATAGAACTCTGTATTTTCTAAGTTAGGTTTGAAGTGCATGTATATGGTGAACTGCAGATACAAATACCACGTTGGAATACTATGTAGTGGTGGTAACTGAGACCTCGCTCAAAAAAATGGAATGATTGACTTCTTTATATTCATAGGTGTAAGGTGTTTAGGAAGGATAGgctacaaactctgttccctaactattgacccattcctctccctggcaacctcTTGAGGTTGAACCAAAATGTTTGGTGTCATTTGACCCTgaggtgagcttctgaccacatgttTGCACTAtcattaagactgcctatttGCATCTCTGCAAATTGTCCATCTCGATCCCTGCCTCAGCTCGCCTGCTGCagtgaaatcctcatccatgcatttgttacttctagacttgactattccaacatactCCTGGCTGATCGCCTATATTCTACGCtgccataaacttgaggtcatccaaagcatTGCTGGTGTCCTTTTTGCACCAAGTTCTGTTCATCCAATTACcccgtgctcactgacctacgtgGGTTCCTGGTGATGCAACACCTCAACTTTATCgtccttatccttgttttcaaatccctccatagcctcgtCCCCTCCTTACCTcgataatctcctccaaccctctgaGATAACTGCTTtcgtctaattctggcctcctcaGTGGCCCTGATTTTTATTGCTCCACcgttggtggtcatgccttcagctgcctaggccctaagctctggaactccctccctcaacacTTCCACTCCTCTACTTCCCTTCTAAGACATTTCTTAAAATTTACCTGTTTGACAAAGATTTTGGCCATCTGCACTAATATTTCCtgatgtagctcagtgtcaggtTTTGCTTTATACTGCCACTGTGAAACACATTGGGATGTTTTGTGTtaacagtgctatataaatacaagttgctgaaTAAAGGAGGATTGCAGTTCTGACTCGGGAAAATATTACACTGCTAGAAGGAGAGATTATCCTTGAGGGCtcaaagacagaatctatttgcTTGGAGTTAAACAATAAAGGAGCTATTACACTACTTGGTGTATTCTATAGGTCACCAAATAGTGGGAAGGAGATAATGGAACAGGTTTGCAAAGAACTTACtaagaggtgcaagaattattgaTTAATGAAAAATGTAAGTGTTTAACTACCCCAATATTGAATGGGTGGCAaaggggaggaatttctgaagtctgttcaggagaatttttctTGTTCAGTATGTTTCTAGCCCAAAGAGGGAAGAGGCATTGCTGAATCTAGTTCTGGGGACAAAATGGGACAATGTTCATCAGGGAGCATCTAGAATAAAAATACTCAACTAGAGGAGGGTTAATTGAAGCAGCATCTGTCCTGGGTAATTTGGAGTCAAAGACTGGcaggcagttttggtctccttccctGAGGCAGGATATACATAACTTGGAGGTGGAACATTGGAGGTTCAGTAGATTGATTCCTGTGATGAGAGGGTTGTTGTATAAGGAGTAATTGAGTAGAATGGGTTTATATTCTTTAGCATCTAAAAGAATGGAAGGCATtctttgaaatatataaaattctgaggggtcttgacagggtaggtgctgagaagCTAGCATCTAAAAGAATGGAAGGCAGTCTTTGAAGcgcataaaattctgaggggtcttgacagtctAGGTGTCTAGAAGCTGTTTTCACCTAGCTGGAGGATCTAGAACAAAGGATTGTAGTATCAGAAAAGTGTATTAACCATTTAGGACCGAAATGAGAAATAGTTTCTTTCTCAAACTTTGAAGCTTTAGAAATTTCTATCTcaaagagctgtggatgctcagttgttctGAAAAATTCAAGactaaaatctatgtgtctttgcacactaagggaatcaagggaatcggatagaaaagtggagttgaggtaggagATTCACCATCATTTTATGGCTGCATGTGTTTGCAGCACAAGTGGGCTGGACCAGATATCTGATTGGTTCACTTGGACAAGACACAACTAACAGTTTGTCTGGAAGATGTAATTTGATGTGCTCTGCTTTGGAGTAATTAAATGTTCTTTGCAATATGTAATTTGATCCATTAGTTATCAAGCATCCTGTCAAGTTCAGATAAGGCACGTAGCTGCCACTACTGCTTTCAGAGAACATGCAGCACCTGTGTTACTGAGTTTGGATAGGAAGGGATTTCAACATGAGGGTaggagttttaaaatcaaggtgtttttAGTCGACCATGAGTCAATGTAAGGCAACTAACAAGTACAGAGGTGATGAGTGAATGAGACTTTCTGCGATTTAGGGTACAGTGcagcagttttggatgagctcaagtttattgaGGGTGGAAATTGGGGGGCTGGCCAGGAGAACATGGGAATTGGTGAGCCTGGCAATGTAAcatcatgcattttggtaggtcCAACACAGAATTTTGTGAAAAATgagaattacatttttaaaaatgtattaattctCAGGACACAGGCAAGGCCGACattcactgcccatccctagttgcaagAAGCAGCACATCCATGATGGACCAagtggctgccttctgtgctgcgCTGCATGTATCTATGTCAAAATAACTAATTATTGTGTTTGTTTAGATTCACAGTTGGTTTAATATTTTGCCCCACAACATACAAGATGTCAGCCCGAAGTGGAAAAAAGAAGATGACCAAGTTGTCACgctcagccagagcaggggtaattTTTCCCGTTGGTAGGATGATGCGTTATTTGCGGAAAGCAACTTTCAAATATCGTATTGGAATGGGAGCACCTGTTTACTTGGCAGCAGTCATAGAGTACCTAGCAGGTAAAAAAAATGTTAAGAACAATGTATTAAAGTTtagtttaaaaagaaaatctcTTTGGAAGGAAAGAAGGTTATAGAAATGGGTCTCTTAATCTTGTTGAGCATATTGTTTTGAATCTTTAGATAAAAAGAAGTTCTGGTATTACTTTCTCTAACCCTTTCAACTGTAACTGTGTTGCAGCTGAGATCCTGGAACTCGCTGGAAATGCAGCAAGAGATAACAAGAAGAGTAGAATAACTCCAAGACACATTCTGCTGGCAGTGGCAAATGATGAAGAACTAAATCAAGTAAGGCTTGTaatgataaaatcaaaatactccaGGTGCTGGCAATTtgaagtgaaaacagaaaatatgGCAATTActtgggtcaggcagcatctatggagggagaaacagaattaagacagagatgaggaggaatttcttctctgagggtagtgaatctgtggaattctttactgcagaaagaagcgttaagtatattcaaggctgatataGACTGATGAAAaatctaagggaatcaagggttatggggcaagggcagcaaagtggagttgaggattatcagatcagccatgatctcattgaatggtggagtggatttgatgggctgaatggcctacttctgctcctacatcttattgtCTTAAAATTTCAGATTGAtacatttctaacattttccagttctgatgaaaggttaacatattttaagcaaatacagagggaggggaagggggaaaatgaGGGGAAAAGCCTGTGATAGGTTGGAAGGCAGGAGTGGTTAAATGCAAAAGAGGGGTGATGTGCAAGAGGGTAGTAGTGGGACAAATGAAGAAAGCGAAAGATTAATATGAAGAGGGTATAAAAGGGAATAGCAAAATGGTTACCAACAgctgctgtctgctggggttggggtgggaaatgatctgaaattgttgaactcgatgttgagtGCAGAAGCCTAAGTAATACTGATTTTGTGCTATGAGAGATTCAAAACCCATAGTCATTCTATTTTTTTAAGTTAATTGCGTAAGCTTAGCTTTTCAAATTAATATATTACAGGAACTGCAATATGCTAGTTTCTCCTCCCATATTTATAACAGTTTTACAAGTTAATTTTTCAATTTGCGGAAATAGATTGGCTATGATTAGAGCAACTATTTAAAATGTGAATCTAACTGCAGAGCTTACATTGCCTGATACTTATAAAGCATATCAGAGTGTCCAtttcattctatatataaattaaatttgCATCCAGATTTGTGCATTCCAATCACCTGATTTCAATGGTGCTGCTCCCCACAAACTATGTTGTGAGGTGTGGACCTAAAAACAACTTCAACCCTTATGTTGTTATTTACTGGTTTGAAATGTATTTTGCTCTAATAATGATGCCACAATGTACTAACATTCTTAATGACATATAAATGCACACCCATAATTAATCTTCATATTCAAAACTGCTACTACTTTTGTGCCTGTAGCTACTAAGGGGAGTAACAATTGCTAGTGGTGGCGTGCTGCCTAGAATTCATCCTGAACTTCTGGCGAAGAAACGTGGTTCCCGAAGTAAAGCAGAAACCATTCTTTCTACGCCGTCAGAAAAGAAAGCAAAAAAAGCAAAGGCTTCTCCTGTCAAGAAATCTGTCAAGAAATCTGTCAAAAAAGCGGCAAAATCCAAATCAGTCAGAAAGGTAAGTGTGCATCATGAGAAGATTCAGGCATATTATTTTGGACATTGTGTCACTCTGATAGTAAAGAGGTACAATGGTGCACAACTATACAGGACTAGTAATTAGTAACCAATTATTAGCTATTATAACTTTAACCTTGCTGcaaagagacatgttgccgaagtttttagtcaggacaaatgcaagaatgtcaaatttcaaataatcaccGCAATTTagaccacaggagaaaaggggtgttgattggttgacaAGGCGACCCTGGCTGGGAGAACAATAGACTCCTTATACttccgggtaattcaaaaaacgGCTGAAGACTTGAACCTATTctctttgtttgcagagaatgggtccctgcgtATGAACATATGTCGCTACGAgcttggttgttagtgtagctattggtGCACGcaggattgttcagtaagtgctcCGAATGGCAGAATCACAGTAGACgtattgttttgggttttgcaagcacgtGCTGATTGAGTACAGTCTATACTCTGCCTATTCCAAACAGCCAGaggaacatgttgtttgattTGATTAGATGATCATTGGGAAGGGCAAAAGGCCTAGGTTCTTGCATTGCTAACATGGCGTTGCTAAGTTGCTGGtagacagaatgtctttttgccatttttgcatttttcctgatgaatgcaagatgaaaagcttttgcAACATGTCTcgtcagcaatattcaaatttcaAAACTTTAATCCTGTTTTTTTGTAAAGTGCCATTTAATGTATGTAATCTTTAAAGCTCGAATTCACCTCAGCCTAAGACTTGCAATttaatagaaaataggagtaggtcattcggccagTATGATCATGGGTGACCCACTAtgtcaacaccatactcctgagctctgcccataccccttgacgcctttagagtcccgaaatctatctatttccttcttaaatatattcagcgagttggcctccacaaccttctatggtagagaattccataggttcaccatcctccttccttttttaaatagtgggtttacatttgccaccctccaatctgctgaccctgttccagaatctgcagaattttaGATGACaatcaacacatccactatttccatggccacctcccttagtaccctgggatgtaaattatcaggccctggggatttatctgctttccgtcccattaatttctctagcactattgttttagtaatactaatttccttcaatttctccttgtcactagacccttggttccctagtatttctgggaagttatttgtttcttcctttgtgaagacagaactaaagtagctgtttaattgctctgccttttccttgttctctattataaattctcccattgcAGACTAttagggacctacatttgtcttcactaattttttacatacttacagaagcttttacagcctgcttttatgttccttgcaagtttactctcatactctatttttcccctctgaaTCAATCTttgtcctttgctgaattctaaactgctcccaatcctcaggcttgctactttttctagcaactttatatgactccactttggatctaatactaactttaatttcttttattagccatggttgggcctctattcctgttgtgtttttgcgccagaaaggaatgtataactgttgcaatgcatacattcattctttAAAATATTAGCCATTGGCTATCCatcgtcatgccttttaatgaagttcctcaATCTATCTTAGCAAACTTACGCCTCATACCTTTTGTACTTTCCTTTTTAAGATTTAGGGCCCTAATTTCAAATCCGACTACTTCACTTTCTATCGTAGTGaaaaattctatcattttatggtcactgttccctaaaggaccccacacaataagattattaattagccctttctctttgcacaataccaaatctaggatagcttgTTGCCTAGTCGGTCCCTCGACATATTGgtctaaaaacccatcttgttaaCGCTCAAAGAATTCATCTGCTACAGTattattgttaatttggtttgcccagtctatgtgtagattaaattcacccatgattactgtagcacccttgttagaTGCATCTTTAATTTTCAGTctcctaccttatcactactgtttgtaGGCCAATAGACAACTcctactaatgttttctgcctcttgttgcttcttagctccacccagactgatactacatctagattttctgaccCAATATCACCCCTCACCATCGCACTGATTTCATCTTTGACTAACCATCCATGCCGCCACcgtttcctttttgcctgtccatcctaaatatcgagtacccttgaacgttcagtactcagccttggtcaccctgcagccatgtctccgtaatcacaatcatatcgtaCCCGTTTACATTCATTTGTGATGGTAATTTGCCTACcttgtgaatgctccatgcattcaaatacagtacctttagacttgtctttttaacatttttacatttatttttgtactatggccctattggctgctagcccttgtttcttCTGCCTTACACTTTTGCttcctacttttctgtctttcattcctatctttgtttcccgcTCAGGTTCTCATCCCcctaatctagtttaaacccttccccacAATACCAGCAAATAGCCCTGCAACGATATTGGTCCTggccctgctggggtgcaacccgtccagcttgtatagGTCCCATTTTCCCCAGAATAGGTCCCAATGCCTCTGGCATCTAAATCACTCTCTTATACcacctctccagccatgcattcatctggtctattctcctattcctgatctcactagcatgtggcactgggagtaatcctgagattactacctttgaggtcctgctttttaatttatttcctagctccctttgttctgctttcaggacctcatcctttttatctatgttgttggtaccaatatggaccatgatctctgactgttcaccgtcccccttcagaatgtcctgcagcctctcagtgacatccttgaccctggcaccagggaggcaacatgccgtCCTGGTGTCATGTCTGTGGTCAcagaaatgtctctctcttccccttacgATAGAATCCCCGATcattattgctctcccactctttcttcccccgctctgtgcagctgagccactcatggtgccatggtcttggctcttgctgcattccctgagaaaccatctcccccaccagtatccaaaatggaaaatctatgtgagagggaaatggacaCAGGGGACTCCTACACTAGCTGCCTAGCGCTTCAACTCTGTCTGGTGgtaacccattccctttctgtctgtTCATTCGTTACTTGCCGTGTGACCGCCTCActatacatgctatccacgaagatCTCGTCCTTGCGGATGCCCCACAGTGATTCcggccacagctccagctccgaaacatggattttgagtagctgcagctggagacacttctgcacacatggtcatcctaGACTCTGGAAGTGACCCTGACTTCCCAcgttgcacaggaggagcattccacttggctgagctgccctgtcatgacttacccttaaattactcccttacTTTTACTTCccctagtttagagaatattaaggacagaagaaatatttaccaggtcctacttaccaaggccaccacTCTTCTTACTAAGGAAAGGTAGAAACTTCCTTcactcctcaccaaactccctctctcaccaacttCCTGCTGAGGCACTCTAATgcacccaaagcagcactcccctCATCAACTTGGGAAAAGTTGTGTGGAGGGCCTGGTGTTTTGTTGCAGGAAATGATATTCCTTTAACTTTCAGGATAAGTCAAATTCCAATCCCACTAGACCGATGGTGAACATTCTTTACTGTTGTTGGGCCACCTATCATTAACATGACCCAAGTAACTCAGTTATATTTATTTACAATTTTTGAGTTAATTGGAATGGGGAATATCAGTGCAGGGAAATTTAGCATTGTTCCCTTCACACCTGCTGCAAAGCAGGCCATGGTCAGTTACAGCATGGATTATATCAAGGGTAATATTCCTACTTTGTCTAACTGCCAATTTAACTAGTGACATTTCCATTTCATTCATTACTGTTAAAGCCTTTGAGTGATATTGTTAATATTAAGGTAGCTTTGTGCCAAAACTGTGATTGTGTTGACCAGGCATTCACGAGTATCCTTTAGTCTGGTTTTGATTTAATCAGATTTTTAGATCAAAAGTGGTAATGCTGTAACCCACCACTGATGCTTTCTTATCTGAACATATAGAAAAACATAGGAAATCATGAATATATAAATACAGATGTATTGTTTAATTATTGAGATTTGGGAAGATGGGAATCTACAACTATGAGCATCAGAAGAAATCGTTTAATATTGCATATAATTATTGAACATCAGATTGCATAGTTTTATCAAAAGCAACAGATTCACAAAATGGCCAAGCAGTGTTGCGATATTTAATGCTATATGCTTTAAGACAGGAAGGCCAAGTGGGGTTTGGTTTTTAAACAAGGTTAGTTTTGTCATTAACACTTACATGTAAGGGAAACAGAATGTGTCAACATGTTAATACTGGAGTCATCTTTGGAATTATAAATGCCTATTGCTTTGCTACAGTAGAGGACAAACAAAATACCTTTAATTGTTCTAGGGTAAGCCGCACATTAGTTTTGTGAAAAATATTCATCAGAATAGCAGAGTAGTTTTGTATTATTTCAACAACAAAGAAATTAAGATTTCcaagacatttttttaaattagggTAAACGAACAGAAAATAAGGAAGGGGCATCTAGTTCCACATCAGATGATGTACCTGGTGAAGGATTCACAATTCTTTCGACAAAGAGCCTTTTCCTGGGGCAAAAGGTAAGAGTTGAGACATTGTTTGATTCAGATTTAAATTAATCCAAAAGTCCTGACATACCTCAGTTGTGTACAGTTTGCAGTTTTGTTTTTTACTCCTTTGCATGAGGATTGATGCCTATTAAAACTATGTACTGATTTAACATGCTATATATTAACCTTTGTTTTCAGGTTAAATCATTTTGACAGTTTTTGATTATTTTCAAACTGTTACTATTAATGTGCTTCACTAGATCTCTTTATTTTTCAGCTGTCCTTGACTCAGAGTGAAATCAGTAACATTGGTTCAGTTAAAGTTGAGTGCATCATTAACCCAACAAATGCTGAAATAGATCTGAAAGAGGATGtaggtatgtttctgtgtgttattCCCATTAGGCCTTGCACTGATAACTTCAGTAACTATGGGGAGTTTTATGCAATGGTTCTAAGTCTGTTGGATATACATTAGCATACCTAAATTTGTTTTAAAGTTTTGAAATATGAAAGTTGcattaggaacaggagcaggccattcagtctgttgagcctgctccatcattcaatacgatcatgtctGATCAAACACTTGATTGCCTTAAGCAGTAAGATTTGCTGTCCCAAGCTATTTTCTAATCTATTGATAATCTTAATggaaactgtctttttaaaagaAGCGTGCATAGAAAAGTAATTAAAAAGTAAATTTCACGACTAGTCCTGAACTTTGATTCTGCTGACTTTTGAAGTACAGGTTTTTCCCTAATATATTTTGATCCATTAATAGACCACCAAATTATTGAGATTTGGGAAGATGGGAATCTACAACTATGAGCATCAGAAGAAATCATTTAATATTGCATATAATTATTGAACATCAGATTGCATAGTTTTATCAAAAGCAACAGATTCACAAATTGGCCAAGCAGTGTTGTGATATTTAATGCCATATGCTTTAAAACAGGAAGGCCAAGTGGGTTTTGGTTTTTAAACAAGGTTAGTTTTGTCATTAACACTTACATGTAAGGGAAACAGAATGTGTCAACATGTTAATACTGGAGTCATCTTTGGAATTATAAATGCCTATTGCTTTGTTACAGTAGAGAACAAACAAAATACCTTTAATTGTTCTAGGATAAGCCGTACATTAGTTTTGTGAAAAATATTCATCAGAATAGCAGAGTAGTTTTGTATTATTTCAACAACAAAGAAATTAAGTAAAGATCAACTTAAGTTGGTTATTTGCCAGTACTGACCCAGACACAAGCCTTATAACCTGGTGAGTGAGTGACCTTGAGTCCTGTCTTCTGCCTGCCACCTGCTTTCCTGTTGTTGGTCTGATTACACCACCTGCATTTTAGTGCCACTGATGACAGAGTACAGTGTGCCCTCCCCGCAACCCCCAATAACTTAATCTCCAAGCAGACCACCAGTCTGAATATTCAGAACCAACTGATTTCCTGACATATCTTTATGACCTGGAATTACTCCACACCAGGATATTTTTCAGTTTTACCAGGATGATATTTCACATCTGCAAAGTGAAGCACCTGTTCTCACAGAGGTTTAGAACATTGTTGCTGTACAAGCTTCAGTAATTTTAAGATTCATATTACAAGGGTGCAATGAACAGATGTATATCTGGAAATGTATGAGTGACCATTTTAGCCCCACATGGACTGAGCCTACGTGTAAAAGAACTGAAAAGTATGTACATATCTATGGAGATGTTTTCTATGTATTTCATTCCAATGTATTTTTGTATCAGAAATATATTAAGCTTCAAAGCGCTAATGCATTCATTGTTAGAGGGACATAGAGATTTTCTCTCATGCATGTAACAAAATTACAAAACTTTCCTGTGTAACATTATTGCACAAAAAATTCTTGCACCATTAAGAACAATGTATCAAGACCTCTGTTGAGACTTCTAACAGTGGTAACCCTGGGAGTTCAGCTTACAATTTGGTTTTTAAGACTACCATTGCTATTAAGATGGTACTGTTTTACATATTGATATGATGGAGTGGGAGTGGAACTTGTGTTAGTTTGACCCTTTTAATGAGATTCAGTCCACTTCACCAAGAGACCCATCAATTAGCCTACAATACATTCTAAAGTATAATTGTAATTTCAGGTAACGCTTTGGAAAAAGCAGGTGGAAAGGAGTTTTTGGATGCTGTGAAAGAGCTGCGGAAATCTAATGGACCGTTGGAAGTAACTGGGGGCAAGTTTTTTAAGTTCACTATCTTTCTATGCTGTTAACTATATTAAAATCAATTAAACAGTTCATATTTAAAG
The DNA window shown above is from Carcharodon carcharias isolate sCarCar2 chromosome 28, sCarCar2.pri, whole genome shotgun sequence and carries:
- the LOC121270945 gene encoding core histone macro-H2A.2 isoform X3, translating into MSARSGKKKMTKLSRSARAGVIFPVGRMMRYLRKATFKYRIGMGAPVYLAAVIEYLAAEILELAGNAARDNKKSRITPRHILLAVANDEELNQLLRGVTIASGGVLPRIHPELLAKKRGSRSKAETILSTPSEKKAKKAKASPVKKSVKKSVKKAAKSKSVRKGKRTENKEGASSSTSDDVPGEGFTILSTKSLFLGQKLSLTQSEISNIGSVKVECIINPTNAEIDLKEDVGNALEKAGGKEFLDAVKELRKSNGPLEVTGAVLGLAPGLPAKFVIHCNVPQWGVDKCEEQLEKTVKNCLTLADEKKLKSIAFPSIASSRTSSRASGRSANQSRNCFPKHIAAQLILKATSNYFVNTTSSSLKNIFFVLFDSESIGIYVQEMAKLDTK
- the LOC121270945 gene encoding core histone macro-H2A.2 isoform X1, with product MRVAVEAETINNDQRKLDGFTVGLIFCPTTYKMSARSGKKKMTKLSRSARAGVIFPVGRMMRYLRKATFKYRIGMGAPVYLAAVIEYLAAEILELAGNAARDNKKSRITPRHILLAVANDEELNQLLRGVTIASGGVLPRIHPELLAKKRGSRSKAETILSTPSEKKAKKAKASPVKKSVKKSVKKAAKSKSVRKGKRTENKEGASSSTSDDVPGEGFTILSTKSLFLGQKLSLTQSEISNIGSVKVECIINPTNAEIDLKEDVGNALEKAGGKEFLDAVKELRKSNGPLEVTGAVLGLAPGLPAKFVIHCNVPQWGVDKCEEQLEKTVKNCLTLADEKKLKSIAFPSIASSRTSSRASGRSANQSRNCFPKHIAAQLILKATSNYFVNTTSSSLKNIFFVLFDSESIGIYVQEMAKLDTK
- the LOC121270945 gene encoding core histone macro-H2A.2 isoform X2, giving the protein MRVAVEAETINNDQRKLDGFTVGLIFCPTTYKMSARSGKKKMTKLSRSARAGVIFPVGRMMRYLRKATFKYRIGMGAPVYLAAVIEYLAAEILELAGNAARDNKKSRITPRHILLAVANDEELNQLLRGVTIASGGVLPRIHPELLAKKRGSRSKAETILSTPSEKKAKKAKASPVKKSVKKSVKKAAKSKSVRKGKRTENKEGASSSTSDDVPGEGFTILSTKSLFLGQKLSLTQSEISNIGSVKVECIINPTNAEIDLKEDVGNALEKAGGKEFLDAVKELRKSNGPLEVTGAVLGLAPGLPAKFVIHCNVPQWGVDKCEEQLEKTVKNCLTLADEKKLKSIAFPSIASSRNCFPKHIAAQLILKATSNYFVNTTSSSLKNIFFVLFDSESIGIYVQEMAKLDTK